One genomic window of Thermococcus indicus includes the following:
- a CDS encoding DUF1931 family protein encodes MAEMIIPYPQLQKILERTCELAVIKPRAEEMMEIVEKKLSDLFEVAYENAKAERSSTIKMRHIPITKGFRNSLNLFRAVIEDEKVQIEPIRKYVLKKIPGDIPLEEDVVNELPIIAGTLFVLVGRVIKALHPEIKNVYPEHIEEAGKVLDYTL; translated from the coding sequence ATGGCCGAGATGATAATTCCCTATCCGCAGCTCCAGAAAATCCTCGAGAGAACCTGCGAGTTAGCGGTCATCAAGCCGAGGGCAGAGGAGATGATGGAGATAGTGGAGAAGAAGCTGAGCGACCTCTTTGAGGTGGCCTACGAGAACGCCAAGGCCGAGCGCTCGAGCACGATAAAGATGCGCCACATACCGATTACCAAGGGCTTCAGGAACAGCCTCAACCTCTTCAGGGCCGTCATCGAGGACGAGAAGGTTCAGATTGAGCCCATCAGGAAGTACGTCCTCAAGAAGATACCCGGCGACATCCCGCTTGAGGAGGATGTCGTCAACGAGCTCCCCATCATCGCGGGAACCCTCTTCGTGCTCGTCGGAAGGGTCATCAAGGCCCTCCACCCGGAGATCAAGAACGTTTATCCGGAGCACATCGAGGAAGCTGGGAAGGTTCTGGACTATACGCTTTGA